The proteins below are encoded in one region of Scophthalmus maximus strain ysfricsl-2021 chromosome 4, ASM2237912v1, whole genome shotgun sequence:
- the LOC118301917 gene encoding stereocilin: MAEKGAGMATLRFTCIIVCAVLLGQGSPEKTGGGKDDQRDAILQEIISKWSKGGGWNPQRATPETNKDQSVHPWVRNIMGRLKSLGLLPSKTLPSLNKSIDRHRLSGFLYNISLYLQEMGAELEEAPAEPDEQQLWEKVLHFLLQSEGSTALNQWNGQVPPRPSVKLQDWFLSLRGSPHWDWLLGLLQSLLSLSERQPHRPLLAFLSQNWRTVSAVLEAALQALVSGTYGQASAGLQGFICALKGRNDCAFSVSWLQQVLRFLETRNWKPVVSLHPAGGEAEHNKGSGAFGRLKPFSMPPEAMRQDGLSGNVSTEDKRATEEDPDSMQSFLLQALSRSGGGERGGQNVALVQGLDGLRRGLLHRVGSSVYGNLRRKVSRVTMALLDDVSTLVDVPQPSAQSRCSVGDLRQLILWGIRHNVTWNTQALGVRSQGLPSSLPFLSCPSAEGDGLRSQQIHSSPKTAPSSRTVSKHNRLHELSTAPRHSQVNQSKTGNAREMSSEQRKETEYPTSTEILEAACNESIPGLTGVSNFTVFLYCKLFDGENGAIDPAVAQMGLDLHATCSDAAWYLSAAEDDFLWVHVCSEFFAHEFNNTVCANSSFWLQKAHQAAVTKDYHFFNQTSIDELCVQLSGGAIGSPELDESCLAQLGSRSLSAQAFRHCFLPNNSVLIAALCDRESPDSQPSLPDASWAAAYCSKVLNLSHADAIEESCQYREWAAHRFTNTTLLELCGQTPGLREYMCLNTSLYNQLLRSVPQFDDFCADLEAELEGRKCFLQRFFDMLPAPYEFDTSQLCVDPAPLLVDIFHKLSVCEVEGGEREGFLVALGYVLRVLDFMVGLSSGLDEGEGEARKGLGQAILLSSLLDNTSWTALRPEASTSVLRTVGVFLRREQNTTLKEDLLSCFSPVLWDLIRWDDNSSALRVLLQEYLQMPRDSIRTLVMSAEKDAVKRFLSHMHQSWEELQVETSQASQKELQAMETMTAAFIHKFPRVTPELFVDLSQFIPFMSVSDIMSFPASLIINDTVLTAIRDHSSGMKSLQKKAFVKRLLQSSVVGDVPSWPPYFLSSILPLLPYLPVSHFQLLTSQQLAPLVELLGNGSLDGVRGRHVLRTLFSKKKNLTSEQILRLGVLACYLDPAVLGSYVQDSAVSSALWQQLAQCMSKGFVCASGRLSSWLIPALQALNVSSMSPQELSALSGLLPQLGASFLLSLPSQQLLEVLSQPGIHKYSPAQAFQLLSKISEDTNLTMERLCRLKPLLSGLSPAVLRNLQWPEISQTAHCQCWRTLLTELKPGHRAMLYSAIQEALHRDLLNFTQQVNCLLPFVPLRKLMEATDGETVPRHISLYRDVHWSPQQAQFLFKKAYDFENITFKSVRSLGQIAGGMSCNFLRLWTNDTDFAELLQFVSELPGGRRPALRKCIVEEMRKHPELDLTVLNPGFAATLPVTMIENLSNASFKAILDNINANFADFLRMPHYKQMNLAEKAKAELGSSQAEEEIDGTTLDALGPLLPFLDRDSLALVNSGALTLRLEEMRSFCLPKEALRDISSLLTQKDLLGDPSKWQVWDVEHLGRLVFSLSAKQIDAISLTVLNKDTVEQVLVAQRCWENSVLGGVCSTRCVDQHRRKEQTQSLIRGIVKARNRRAKVPVPSCADIRGTFPSAWTSTQLSRMSQEDLKQCVEVLGQDASLSSEQRRSLWMKLKQSFSAVRELRADQVLSLGFMVTEMGERELQDTDLTEAGVLAHLGTLTGWSPKKMRAVVLGVMRRRKLKVEQLTVVDVATFGHLICGLYPSEIKRLTPYILSVAALFLREMSLPCTEQQMEALASRLSRPEAFGPVSAWGPEVFTEIGTLAVGLQDMALSALVQEQVEGITPEAIALMSPEKMAVVFSAVQLSWLSAEQAWAVTEEQWTELDTEQRHAVGLARFEGDALLELRGRNLAPAALNTDGAAFCSLALCLLLWTLI, from the exons ATGGCGGAGAAAGGGGCAGGGATGGCCACTCTTAGATTCACCTGCATCATAGTTTGTGCTGTTTTACTGGGACAAGGATCCCCTGAGAAGACAG GAGGTGGTAAAGACGACCAAAGAGACGCCATTCTTCAggaaattatttcaaaatggaGTAAAGGAGGCGGCTGGAATCCTCAGAGAGCTACTCCAGAAACAAATAAGGATCAGTCTGTGCACCCTTGGGTGAGGAATATCATGGGGAGACTAAAATCGCTTGGGCTTCTTCCCAGCAAGACTCTGCCTTCACTAAACAAGTCAATTGACAGACACCGGCTCTCTGGCTTTCTCTACAACATCTCCCTGTACCTCCAAGAGATGGGcgctgagctggaggaggcacCGGCGGAGCCAGACgagcagcagctgtgggagaAGGTGCTGCATTTCTTGCTCCAGTCGGAAGGGAGCACTGCGCTGAACCAGTGGAACGGCCAGGTGCCACCGCGACCCAGCGTCAAACTGCAGGACTGGTTTTTGTCCCTGAGGGGTAGTCCTCACTGGGACTGGCTCCTGGGGCTGCTGCAaagtctcctctctctctcagagcgTCAGCCCCACAGGCCTCTCCTGGCTTTCTTATCTCAGAACTGGAGAACAGTGAGCGCCGTGCTGGAAGCTGCACTACAAGCTCTGGTCAGTGGGACGTACGGCCAGGCCAGTGCCGGCCTGCAGGGCTTCATTTGTGCTCTAAAGGGTCGCAATGACTGTGCCTTCAGCGTCAGTTGGCTTCAGCAGGTGCTGCGTTTCTTAGAAACCCGCAACTGGAAGCCTGTGGTCAGTCTACACCCAGCAGGAGGGGAAGCAGAACACAACAAGGGCTCCGGTGCATTTGGACGTTTGAAGCCCTTCAGCATGCCTCCTGAGGCCATGAGGCAGGACGGGTTGTCTGGGAACGTATCTACAGAAGACAAGAGGGCTACAGAGGAAGACCCAGACTCTATGCAGAGTTTCCTGCTGCAGGCGTTATCACGTTcaggtggaggagagcgaggaggccAGAACGTAGCTCTTGTGCAGGGTTTGGATGGGCTGAGGAGGGGCCTCCTGCACAGGGTGGGTAGTTCTGTGTATGGTAATCTGAGGAGGAAAGTGTCACGAGTTACCATGGCACTGCTTGATGATGTCAGCACCTTGGTGGATGTGCCACAGCCCAGCGCTCAGAGCCGGTGCTCAGTCG gtgaCCTGAGACAGCTGATCCTATg GGGGATAAGGCATAACGTGACATGGAACACCCAGGCTTTAGGCGTTCGATCCCAGGGCCTCCCAAGCTCACTCCCATTCCTGTCATGCCCATCCGCTGAAGGAGATGGACTAAGATCACAACAAATACACTCTTCTCCTAAAACAGCCCCTTCTTCACGAACAGTATCCAAACACAACCGCCTTCATGAACTCTCCACTGCGCCTCGCCACTCCCAGGTCAACCAGTCAAAAACAGGGAACGCAAGAGAGATGAGCAgtgagcagaggaaagagacagagtaCCCCACCTCAACAGAAATCCTGGAGGCAGCGTGTAATGAATCCATCCCGGGCCTGACAGGGGTCTCCAACTTTACTGTGTTCCTCTACTGTAAACTGTTTGACGGGGAGAACGGGGCAATTGATCCTGCAGTGGCTCAGATGGGGCTCGACCTGCATGCCACCTGCTCCGATGCAGCGTGGTACCTGTCTGCTGCAGAGGACGACTTCCTCTGGGTCCATGTCTGCAGCGAGTTCTTCGCCCATGAATtcaacaacactgtgtgtgccaATTCCTCATTCTGGCTGCAGAAAGCACATCAG GCTGCAGTGACTAAGGACTACCATTTTTTCAACCAAACAAGCATAGACGAGCTGTGTGTACAGCTGTCCGGTGGGGCAATAGGAAGTCCTGAACTCGATGAGAGCTGTCTGGCTCAGTTGGGCAGCAGGTCGCTCAGTGCCCAGGCTTTCAGACACTGCTTCCTGCCGAACAACTCCGTCCTGATTGCAGCTTTGTGCGACAGAGAGTCCCCTGACTCGCAGCCATCCTTGCCAGACGCCAGCTGGGCTGCAGCATACTGCTCCAAAGTACTCAACCTCTCCCATGCTGATGCCATCGAGGAGAGCTGTCAATACAGGGAGTGGGCTGCGCATCGCTTCACCAACACCACCCTCCTGGAGCTCTGCGGGCAGACACCTGGGTTGAGAGAGTACATGTGTCTGAACACCTCACTGTACAACCAGCTGCTAAGATCTGTGCCTCAGTTTGACGATTTCTGTGCTGACCTTGAAGCAGAACTCGAGGGCAGGAAGTGCTTCTTGCAGAGGTTTTTTGACATGCTCCCAGCGCCATATGAGTTTGACACATCGCAGCTGTGTGTGGACCCAGCCCCACTGCTGGTTGACATCTTTCAcaagctgagtgtgtgtgaggtcgaGGGAGGTGAGCGTGAGGGGTTTTTAGTGGCGCTGGGATACGTTTTGCGAGTGTTGGACTTCATGGTGGGTCTCTCCTCGGGGCTTGatgaaggggaaggggaggcaAGAAAAGGGTTGGGTCAGGccatcctcctctccagtcTCCTTGACAACACATCCTGGACTGCGCTGCGACCAGAAGCCTCAACGAGCGTCCTCCGCACTGTGGGAGTCTTCCTGCGCCGCGAGCAGAACACCACTCTGAAAGAGGACCTGCTGAGCTGCTTCAGT CCTGTCTTGTGGGACCTCATCCGGTGGGACGACAACTCATCCGCTCTCAGGGTGCTGCTGCAG GAGTACCTCCAGATGCCAAGAGACAGCATTCGCACTCTTGTGATGTCTGCCGAAAAAGATGCTGTGAAGAGATTTCTCTCCCATATGCACCAAAGTTGGGAGGAGCTACAAGTTGAAACCAGCcag GCCTCTCAAAAAGAGCTGCAGGCCATGGAAACAATGACCGCAGCCTTCATCCACAAGTTCCCCCGAGTGACCCCGGAGCTGTTCGTAGACCTGTCTCAGTTCATCCCTTTCATGTCTGTCTCTGACATTATGAGCTTCCCCGCCTCCCTGATTATCAACGACACTGT ATTGACGGCCATTCGTGACCACAGCTCAGGGATGAAGTCACTGCAGAAAAAGGCCTTCGTAAAGCGACTCCTGCAGTCGAGTGTGGTGGGTGACGTCCCTTCGTGGCCACCGTACTTTCTCAGTTCCATCCTCCCACTCCTGCCTTACCTCCCAGTCAGTCATTTTCAGCTACTGACATCACAACAG CTTGCTCCTCTAGTTGAGTTGCTGGGCAACGGCAGTCTGGATGGCGTAAGGGGGCGCCATGTGCTCCGCACCCTCTTcagcaagaagaagaatctgACCAGTGAGCAAATACTGAG GTTAGGAGTCCTTGCATGTTACCTGGATCCAGCGGTCCTGGGTTCGTACGTTCAGGACTCTGCTGtgtcctctgctctctggcAGCAGCTGGCTCAGTGCATGTCCAAGGGGTTCGTCTGTGCCAGCGGTCGA TTGTCCTCTTGGCTGATACCAGCACTTCAGGCCCTGAATGTCAGCAGCATGTCTCCTCAAGAGTTGTCTGCTCTCAGTGGTCTTCTACCCCAACTCGGAGCTTCTTTCCTGCTGTCTCTCCCCTCACAACAGCTCCTGGAAGTCCTCTCACAACCAGGAATACACAAATATTCCCCAGCACAG GCCTTTCAACTGTTATCCAAGATTTCAGAGGACACCAAC CTCACCATGGAGAGACTGTGCAGACTGAAGCCGTTGCTCTCTGGTCTCTCCCCTGCTGTGCTCAGAAACCTCCAGTGGCCTGAGATCAGTCAAACTGCCCACTGTCAGTGCTGGAGAACGCTGTTGACCGAGCTCAAGCCGGGCCATAGGGCCATGCTGTACAGTGCAATTCAGGAG GCTTTACACCGAGACCTGCTGAACTTCACACAGCAAGTAAACTGCCTTCTCCCATTTGTACCTCTGAGGAAGCTGATGGAGGCCACGGATGGAGAAACAGTCCCGAGACACATAAGCCTGTACCGAGACGTTCACTGGTCGCCACAGCAG GCTcagtttctgtttaaaaaagcCTATGACTTTGAAAACATTACCTTCAAGTCAGTGAG GTCTCTGGGTCAAATCGCCGGTGGCATGAGCTGTAACTTTCTGAGGCTTTGGACCAACGATACAGATTTTGcagagctgcttcagtttgTTAGTGAGCTGCCTGGAGGCAGGAGACCTGCCCTG AGGAAATGTATTGTagaggaaatgaggaaacatCCTGAACTCGACCTCACTGTTTTGAACCCTGGGTTTGCTGCAACATTACC AGTGACGATGATCGAGAATCTCTCGAATGCCTCCTTCAAAGCCATTCTGGACAACATCAATGCAAACTTTGCTGATTTCCTCAGAATGCCTCATTACAAGCAGATGAATTTAGCTGAGAAGGCCAAAGCTGAGCTG GGCTCTTctcaggctgaggaggagattGATGGTACCACTCTGGACGCCCTGGGGCCTTTACTGCCTTTCTTGGACCGGGACAGTCTGGCTCTGGTGAACAGTGGAGCTCTGACTCTGCGGCTGGAGGAGATGAGAAGTTTCTGCCTTCCTAAAGAGGCTCTGAGAGACATCAGTTCCCTGCTCACGCAGAAAGACTTGCTTGG GGATCCTTCCAAATGGCAAGTTTGGGATGTCGAACATTTGGGCAGAttggtgttttctctctcagcaaAGCAGATAGATGCCATCTCACTG ACCGTGTTGAATAAAGACACAGTGGAACAGGTCCTGGTGGCTCAAAGGTGCTGGGAGAACAGTGTGTTGGGTGGAGTCTGTAGTACTCGGTGTGTGGACCAGCATCGCCGGAAAGAGCAGACGCAGAGTCTCATCCGAGGGATCGTCAAAGCACGGAACAGGAGGGCAAAAG TGCCGGTTCCGAGCTGTGCAGATATCAGAGGGACGTTTCCTTCAGCCTGGACATCCACTCAACTCAGTCGTATGTCGCAGGAGGATCTGAAACAGTGTGTAGAAGTTCTTGGTCAGGATGCTTCACTGAGCTCTGAGCAGCGCCGCTCACTCTGGATGAAACTAAAGCAG TCCTTCAGTGCAGTGAGAGAGCTGAGGGCGGATCAGGTGCTGTCTCTGGGCTTTATGGTGACTgagatgggagagagggagctgcaggACACAGATCTCACTGAGGCGGGTGTGTTGGCACATCTGGGGACGCTGACGGGCTGGAGCCCTAAAAAG atGAGGGCAGTGGTTCTAGGTGTGATGCGGAGACGCAAACTGAAAGTGGAGCAGTTAACAGTTGTTGATGTGGCAACATTTGGCCATCTGATCTGTGGTCTGTATCCCTCAGAGATCAAGAGACTGACCCCGTACATCCTCAG TGTGGCGGCCCTGTTCTTGCGGGAGATGTCCCTGCCGTGCACAGAACAGCAGATGGAGGCGTTGGCAAGTCGTTTGTCCAGGCCGGAGGCCTTTGGGCCCGTCAGTGCATGGGGACCCGAGGTTTTCACTGAAATTGGGACACTGGCAG TCGGCCTGCAGGATATGGCGCTGTCAGCTCTGGTACAAGAACAAGTGGAGGGAATCACCCCTGAAGCCATCGCCCTGATGTCACCAGAGAAGATGGCA gtggtgTTCAGTGCCGTTCAGTTGTCGTGGCTGAGTGCGGAGCAGGCGTGGGCCGTCACCGAGGAGCAGTGGACCGAGCTGGACACTGAGCAGAGACACGCAGTGGGGCTAGCTCGGTTTGAAGGAGACGCCCTGTTGGAGCTGAGAG GGAGAAACTTGGCTCCAGCTGCCCTGAACACAGACGGTGCTGCTTTCTGCTCACTGGCTCTGTGCCTCCTGTTGTGGACACTAATTTAA